One stretch of Synergistaceae bacterium DNA includes these proteins:
- a CDS encoding kinase/pyrophosphorylase has translation MKLVLAYDSGEEGSERLSNELKALLPESTQITVIDLAGRNMSKDPAPSLRSDSRAMLLCTPYSGDLLKRIRAMEFAARCDDGRGEEHLADADLVLLGASRTGKTPLSFYLAQKGLMTANLTLVPEREPPEALGRVAPEKVVGLDMSTECLSLIRAERLRMLGLEPKASAYADIDRVERELNNAREYYRASGYRVCDMTNRSIEEGAHEIHDYIRTANE, from the coding sequence TTGAAATTGGTATTAGCCTACGACTCGGGCGAGGAGGGATCGGAGAGGCTTTCAAACGAGCTGAAGGCCCTGTTGCCCGAATCGACGCAGATAACCGTGATCGACCTCGCAGGAAGGAATATGTCGAAAGACCCGGCACCATCGCTGCGCTCGGACTCAAGGGCAATGCTCCTCTGCACCCCGTACAGCGGCGACCTTCTCAAGAGGATCCGGGCGATGGAGTTCGCCGCCAGGTGCGACGACGGGCGGGGCGAAGAGCATCTTGCCGATGCCGACCTTGTCCTCCTCGGCGCCTCGCGCACCGGGAAGACGCCCCTCTCCTTCTACCTGGCGCAGAAGGGCCTCATGACCGCGAACCTCACGCTGGTTCCGGAGCGAGAACCGCCCGAGGCGCTCGGGAGAGTCGCGCCCGAAAAGGTCGTGGGGCTGGACATGTCCACGGAATGTCTCTCCCTGATAAGGGCGGAAAGGCTTCGCATGCTCGGCCTGGAGCCAAAGGCCTCGGCATACGCCGACATCGACAGGGTGGAGAGGGAGCTGAACAATGCCCGTGAATACTACCGTGCGTCCGGGTACAGAGTCTGCGATATGACTAACAGGTCCATCGAGGAGGGCGCCCACGAAATCCACGATTACATCCGAACGGCGAATGAATAG
- a CDS encoding pyruvate, phosphate dikinase, with translation MEINREKYVYSFREGNAGMKALLGGKGANLAQMVGYGLPVPQGFILTTHACLEYGKDQSFLDGIWNDVTEAIASLEKETGKSFGAGDNPLLVSVRSGAPVSMPGMMDTVLNLGLNDESVESLAKASNDRRFAYDSYRRFIQMYANVVHGVDSEHFEAVLARVKEDLGVRFDNEIPAKDLEEVAREFKRIFEEKTGAPFPDKPEDQLKNSIIAVFKSWGNPRAVTYRNLHNIPDDLGTAVNVQLMVYGNLGDDCGTGVCFTRNPSDGVKELYGEFLINAQGEDVVAGIRTPLPIAELKNKMPEIYDQLFKINTDLETSYKDMQDIEFTIEKGKLYILQTRSGKRSAGAAVKIAIDMLEEGLIDKKTAVSRVTPGQVEMLLHRQVDPKAEVKQLAKGLPASPGAGVGIVVFDADDAVEQAKAGHKVVLARPETCPDDIHGLFAAEAVVTSRGGMTSHAAVVARGLGKPCVSGCEELLIDLDKETITAGDTVVKKGDNLTIDGTLGRVLLGEAPLIEASFTKDFEKLLDWADEIARLQVWANGDTPEDARRARDFGAQGIGLCRTEHMFMASDRIPVMQRLIIADSAEERAVALEELKVMQKQDFYGILKEMHGLPVIFRLLDPPLHEFMPKEKDLEEDLQALEAAGKGDSPEAEKIRSAIVKVGALHESNPMLGFRGCRIGIVYPEISAMQASAIFEAVIDLVKEGVDVRPEIMVPLVGIKNEMEFFRKQIDDIAKDYMEKSGVSFSYLVGTMIEIPRAAFIADQIAEHAEFFSFGTNDLTQTAFGFSRDDAEGKFLGHYEDLGILPVNPFHVLDREGVGELMRIAVSKGRTQNPGLSIGICGEHGGNPESIAFCHIVGLDYVSCSPFRIPVARISAAHSALGELE, from the coding sequence ATGGAGATTAACAGAGAGAAGTATGTATACAGCTTCCGGGAGGGCAACGCCGGCATGAAGGCGCTCCTAGGAGGCAAGGGGGCCAATCTGGCCCAGATGGTCGGCTATGGCCTTCCAGTGCCGCAGGGGTTCATCCTCACCACGCACGCGTGCCTTGAATACGGCAAGGACCAATCGTTCCTCGACGGGATATGGAACGACGTGACCGAGGCCATCGCCTCTCTTGAGAAAGAGACGGGCAAGTCCTTCGGTGCGGGTGACAACCCCCTGCTGGTATCAGTGCGCTCCGGGGCGCCCGTCTCGATGCCGGGCATGATGGACACGGTGCTCAACCTTGGCCTCAACGACGAGAGCGTCGAGAGTCTGGCCAAGGCTTCCAACGATCGCCGTTTCGCGTACGACAGCTACCGACGCTTCATACAGATGTACGCCAACGTCGTCCACGGAGTGGACAGCGAGCACTTCGAGGCCGTCCTGGCCCGCGTCAAGGAGGACCTCGGAGTCCGTTTCGACAACGAGATCCCCGCGAAGGACCTTGAGGAGGTTGCTCGCGAGTTCAAGAGGATATTCGAGGAGAAGACAGGAGCACCCTTCCCCGACAAGCCCGAGGATCAGCTTAAGAACTCCATAATCGCGGTATTCAAGAGCTGGGGGAACCCGCGGGCGGTGACCTATCGCAATCTGCACAACATCCCCGACGACCTCGGCACCGCCGTTAACGTCCAGCTGATGGTCTACGGAAACCTCGGCGACGACTGCGGAACGGGAGTCTGCTTCACGCGTAACCCCTCCGACGGAGTCAAGGAGCTCTACGGGGAGTTCCTTATAAACGCCCAGGGAGAGGACGTGGTCGCTGGCATACGCACCCCCCTGCCCATCGCCGAGTTGAAAAACAAGATGCCCGAAATATACGACCAGCTCTTCAAGATAAACACAGACCTCGAGACCTCCTACAAGGACATGCAGGACATCGAGTTCACCATAGAGAAAGGCAAGCTCTACATCCTCCAGACCCGGAGCGGCAAGCGCTCCGCAGGTGCAGCCGTAAAGATAGCCATTGACATGCTCGAGGAGGGCCTGATAGACAAGAAGACCGCCGTCTCCAGGGTCACCCCGGGCCAGGTCGAGATGCTGCTGCACAGGCAGGTCGACCCCAAGGCCGAGGTCAAACAGCTCGCCAAGGGCCTGCCCGCGTCCCCCGGAGCGGGGGTCGGCATAGTCGTCTTCGATGCCGATGACGCGGTGGAGCAGGCCAAGGCCGGGCACAAGGTCGTGCTCGCCAGGCCGGAGACCTGTCCCGACGACATACACGGCCTCTTCGCCGCCGAGGCGGTTGTTACCAGCAGGGGAGGCATGACCAGCCACGCGGCCGTCGTCGCCAGGGGGCTCGGCAAGCCGTGCGTCAGCGGCTGCGAGGAGCTTCTGATCGACCTAGACAAAGAGACCATCACCGCGGGCGACACAGTGGTAAAAAAGGGAGACAACCTGACCATCGACGGGACCCTCGGCAGAGTCCTCCTTGGCGAGGCGCCCCTTATCGAGGCGTCCTTCACAAAGGACTTCGAGAAACTGCTCGACTGGGCCGACGAGATCGCAAGGCTGCAGGTCTGGGCAAACGGCGACACCCCCGAGGACGCCCGCAGGGCGCGCGATTTCGGCGCCCAGGGCATCGGCCTCTGCAGGACCGAGCACATGTTCATGGCCTCCGACCGCATCCCCGTGATGCAGCGACTAATAATCGCAGACAGCGCCGAGGAGCGGGCCGTCGCCCTCGAAGAGCTCAAGGTCATGCAGAAGCAGGACTTCTACGGAATACTGAAGGAGATGCACGGCCTGCCCGTCATCTTCCGACTGCTCGACCCGCCCCTGCACGAGTTCATGCCGAAGGAGAAGGATCTGGAGGAAGACCTCCAGGCCCTTGAGGCGGCCGGCAAGGGCGACTCCCCCGAGGCCGAGAAAATAAGAAGCGCGATAGTCAAGGTGGGGGCCCTTCACGAGTCCAACCCGATGCTCGGCTTCCGCGGCTGCCGCATCGGCATAGTCTACCCCGAGATAAGCGCCATGCAGGCCAGCGCGATCTTCGAGGCCGTGATAGACCTGGTGAAAGAGGGAGTGGACGTAAGGCCGGAGATCATGGTCCCACTCGTTGGCATCAAGAACGAGATGGAGTTCTTCAGAAAGCAGATAGACGACATCGCCAAGGACTACATGGAGAAATCCGGAGTCAGCTTCTCCTACCTAGTCGGCACGATGATCGAGATCCCGCGTGCGGCCTTCATAGCCGACCAGATAGCCGAGCACGCCGAGTTCTTCAGCTTCGGCACCAACGACCTGACTCAGACCGCCTTCGGCTTCTCGCGCGACGACGCCGAGGGCAAGTTCCTCGGACACTACGAGGACCTCGGGATACTACCCGTCAACCCCTTCCACGTCCTGGACAGGGAGGGAGTAGGAGAGCTCATGAGGATAGCCGTTTCCAAGGGCAGAACTCAGAACCCCGGCCTCTCCATAGGCATCTGCGGCGAGCACGGAGGCAACCCCGAGAGCATAGCCTTCTGCCATATAGTAGGACTGGACTACGTCAGCTGCTCTCCCTTCCGAATCCCAGTGGCCAGGATATCCGCGGCCCACTCGGCGCTAGGCGAGCTGGAGTAG
- a CDS encoding glycine--tRNA ligase subunit beta: MTFNTMLLEIGVEEIPSRFLPEALALLKKSAGEIFSDARITYKEMSAYATPRRIALVVEQVEEMRRDIVTSYKGPAWSSAFDTNGNATRAAHGFAKSKGVPVESLIPVDVDGVKYAFAEVSEPGKPVIDALPEVLPALVKSIVFPKSMYWNAPSVRFARPIRWIVAMIDREVVPFTYGDIESGAVTRGHRFMGSKLLDIDDASRYMELLADNHVILDQEERRRKMMAGISSLGHELQGTPELDPEIIEENLYLVEYPVPFFGGFDRKFLEIPEEVLVTSMKKNQKYFSVRNDNGKLLPFFVGVSNNLASNMEVVREGNERVLRARLEDAAFFWSEDLKKPLAANLELLKSVVYQEQLGTLHDKVMAVRDLALWLAKEMGMNDILSLLDRAALLAKADLVTGMVNEFPDLQGVMGREYALKNGEHERVADALYEQYLPRAAGGELPSDAIGALLGLAERAHIITSCFKAGLEPTGSQDPYALRRAARCINEIIWGMNLDVDLFRLFGKDCKILAIDDDTRERVIAFLQQRLHIQTRERGYSHELTSLALSVTGGRPLQALKFLEVFSGLQDEKWFVDLVTSAVRVRNILSKTEDVVGGVDETLFSKDAERRLHGEILRISPMVEEALAGHDWRALASYLAELSPAVTVFFDDVLVMDPDERIKSNRIRLLSLCNALFLKVGDLGVLKK, from the coding sequence ATGACTTTCAACACCATGCTCCTGGAGATAGGGGTCGAGGAGATCCCGTCGCGCTTCCTCCCCGAGGCGCTCGCCCTGCTGAAGAAATCGGCCGGGGAGATCTTCTCCGACGCCAGGATCACCTACAAGGAGATGTCCGCATACGCCACCCCCAGGCGCATTGCCCTCGTCGTCGAACAGGTCGAGGAGATGAGGCGCGACATAGTCACCTCGTACAAGGGCCCGGCCTGGTCCTCGGCCTTCGACACGAACGGCAACGCGACCAGGGCGGCTCACGGATTTGCAAAGAGCAAGGGAGTCCCGGTGGAGAGTTTGATCCCGGTCGACGTGGATGGAGTGAAATACGCCTTCGCGGAGGTATCCGAGCCAGGAAAGCCGGTGATCGATGCCCTTCCCGAGGTGCTTCCCGCCCTGGTGAAGAGCATCGTCTTTCCGAAGAGCATGTACTGGAACGCCCCGTCCGTGCGCTTCGCCCGACCGATCCGCTGGATCGTCGCCATGATCGACCGGGAGGTAGTCCCGTTCACCTACGGGGACATCGAGAGCGGGGCCGTCACAAGGGGGCACAGGTTCATGGGGTCGAAGCTCCTGGACATCGACGACGCCTCCCGCTACATGGAACTCCTGGCGGACAACCACGTGATCCTCGACCAGGAAGAACGCCGTCGCAAGATGATGGCGGGGATAAGCTCCCTGGGGCATGAACTGCAGGGCACGCCCGAGCTTGACCCGGAGATAATCGAGGAGAACCTCTACCTCGTGGAGTATCCCGTCCCCTTCTTCGGCGGCTTCGACAGGAAGTTCCTCGAGATCCCCGAGGAGGTCCTCGTGACCAGCATGAAGAAGAACCAGAAGTACTTCTCCGTCCGCAACGACAACGGCAAACTGCTCCCCTTCTTCGTCGGAGTGAGCAACAACCTCGCCTCCAACATGGAAGTCGTGCGCGAGGGGAACGAGAGGGTCCTTCGCGCCCGCCTGGAGGACGCCGCCTTCTTCTGGTCCGAGGACCTCAAAAAACCCCTCGCGGCCAATCTCGAGCTCCTCAAGTCCGTCGTCTACCAGGAGCAACTCGGCACGTTGCACGACAAGGTCATGGCAGTCCGAGACCTTGCCCTCTGGCTCGCAAAGGAGATGGGCATGAACGACATCCTCTCCCTCCTCGACAGGGCGGCGCTTCTGGCTAAGGCCGACCTTGTCACGGGCATGGTGAACGAATTTCCCGACCTGCAGGGAGTGATGGGAAGGGAGTACGCCCTTAAAAACGGCGAGCACGAGCGCGTGGCCGATGCACTCTACGAGCAGTACCTGCCCAGGGCGGCGGGAGGCGAACTGCCGTCGGACGCGATAGGGGCTCTGCTGGGACTGGCTGAGAGGGCGCATATCATAACCAGCTGCTTCAAAGCGGGCCTCGAACCGACCGGGTCGCAGGACCCCTACGCTCTGAGAAGGGCGGCCCGCTGCATAAACGAGATAATCTGGGGAATGAACCTCGACGTCGACCTCTTCCGCCTCTTCGGCAAAGACTGCAAGATCCTCGCGATCGACGATGATACCCGCGAGCGGGTCATCGCCTTCCTTCAGCAGAGGCTCCATATCCAGACCAGGGAGAGGGGCTACTCCCATGAGCTGACCAGCTTGGCTCTCTCCGTTACCGGGGGCCGTCCCCTGCAGGCCTTGAAGTTCCTTGAGGTCTTCTCCGGGCTGCAGGACGAGAAGTGGTTCGTCGATCTTGTGACATCGGCGGTAAGGGTCCGCAACATACTCTCCAAGACAGAGGACGTGGTCGGGGGAGTCGACGAAACCCTCTTCTCCAAGGACGCCGAGAGAAGGCTTCACGGCGAAATACTGAGGATAAGCCCGATGGTGGAGGAGGCGCTTGCAGGCCATGACTGGAGGGCCCTGGCCTCCTACCTGGCCGAGCTATCCCCCGCGGTGACCGTTTTCTTCGACGACGTCCTTGTAATGGACCCGGACGAGAGGATAAAATCCAACAGGATACGTCTGTTGAGCCTGTGCAACGCGCTATTCCTTAAGGTTGGAGACCTGGGCGTGCTGAAAAAGTAA